The DNA window GAGAGCTCATCTTGGGCCTTGATGTCAGTGAGGAGAGCCCATGAAACTGTAATACTGGGAGAGATCAGGTAGGTGATAGTGAGCCCCTGAAAGTGTAGTTCTGAGAGAGCTTGGACAGGTGTCAGCGAGAGTGGGGACCATTGGGGCTGCAATAATAGGAGAGCTAAGCTTTGCATCAATGAATTGAGTTCCGTGAAGGTGTATTATTGGGAGAGCTCATCTAAGAGTCAGTCATGATCGCCCATCCGGGGGCTGTAAAACTGGGATTGATTCACCTTGGTGTCATTGAGTTTAGGGGGCCCACGACAAAGTAATACTGAGAGAGCTGGGCTCAGTGTCAGCTAGTGTGGGCCCCTGAGTCTGTAGTACTTAAATTGGCGTCAATGAATAGGGGCACATGAGGTGCAGTATTCAGCTTGGTCAGTTAGTAGGGGCAACTGAGTCTGTAGTTCTAGGAGAGACAATTTGGTGTGAGTAAATATTGGCCACTGAAGCTGTAGTAATGACAATGCTCTGCTTGTCATGAAAGATGGCCCACATTTACCATACATTTACCATACCCGATCATACAATATTCGTCCATACTCCTCACTCACCTCCACATTAAGCAGGAACGCCTTCTTCACCTCATCAATCACCCTTCTTTTGGTGCTGTcatccatttcatggcattcatgtGAGCACGATACAACTGCTTGAACTTTGTGGGGCTCGACACATCATCAAATGTAAAGAAGGCCAATCCCTCGCCTGAAGTTGGCAGCTGCAAGACTTTCTGAGGAATCCTTTTGAGCACCTGCCCCCCAGACAAGTCCCCTAAGTAGCGGGTGTATGCATGGGCTACCAGTATTTCAGGCATCTGCTGGCCTACGTAATGGAGTCTGTCCACGTACTTCCTGGTGGCCTTGGGGCAGGGGATTTCTTGCCTCCACTGTGGTCCATAGAAGTATTCCAGGTCGTGCTCCAGCGCTGCTTTGCGATGCAATTCAGCAGGAAAGTAGACTGGAGCATAACCTGGGTGATTCTTGTTACGCTCAATCTCCTCCTCCAAAGCATCATAGACGAAATACAGGGACGACATCACAAGCTGCAATGGAGATCAAGAGAGGAAAGATAGTTGCTATGACATATTAAAAAAGC is part of the Pleurodeles waltl isolate 20211129_DDA chromosome 4_2, aPleWal1.hap1.20221129, whole genome shotgun sequence genome and encodes:
- the LOC138292530 gene encoding LOW QUALITY PROTEIN: heme oxygenase 1-like (The sequence of the model RefSeq protein was modified relative to this genomic sequence to represent the inferred CDS: inserted 1 base in 1 codon), coding for MTSTQSPRSHSAVGDLSEALKEAIQEVHQQAQDTEFMRSFLKRQLSLDQYKLVMSSLYFVYDALEEEIERNKNHPGYAPVYFPAELHRKAALEHDLEYFYGPQWRQEIPCPKATRKYVDRLHYVGQQMPEILVAHAYTRYLGDLSGGQVLKRIPQKVLQLPTSGEGLAFFTFDDVSSPTKFKQLYRAHMNAXEMDDSTKRRVIDEVKKAFLLNVEVFEELKGLVSDSAKKNGGLFQEEPEIH